AAATGCAAATTAACGTTTCGAGAACTGGTATCTTTTCCTTGCTCCGGATTTTCCGGGCTTTTTTCTCTCGACCATCCTGCTGTCACGTGTAAGATACCCGCCGTCACGTAACGCCGGGAGATAGTTTTCGTCGTAGTTTTTCAGCGCCCGTGCGATTCCCAAACGTGTAGCGCCGGACTGGCCGGTAGTTCCGCCGCCGCGGACGTTAACAAAAATATCGAACGCTTTTTCGCACTCGACCGCCTTTAAGGGCGCAAGAACAGCTTCTTTATCCTGCGTTCTG
The sequence above is a segment of the Phycisphaerae bacterium genome. Coding sequences within it:
- the rpsI gene encoding 30S ribosomal protein S9; this translates as MAEAQNDNPVDSPKAVAAPKPQHKTEKKPEKSAFFWGLGRRKSSVARVRIRPGDGKLLINKREFGNYFARTQDKEAVLAPLKAVECEKAFDIFVNVRGGGTTGQSGATRLGIARALKNYDENYLPALRDGGYLTRDSRMVERKKPGKSGARKRYQFSKR